A part of Olleya sp. Bg11-27 genomic DNA contains:
- a CDS encoding IS1182 family transposase — translation MQGTKIYQEKLFNNFQLSRRVPQDNFYRRLSEILDLEFLRNQTKIYYGNCGQKSLDPVVFFKFCLVGYLENITSDRKLVSHCSLRLDILYFLGYDIDEELPWHSTLSRTHQLYPESVFESLFTHVFKMCVDMQMVSGHTQVIDAAPVKANASMDSLELKVPEEDLEAHLRAVRHISNRDKAVPLRSAKVNKAPKSQQELSASRQELQAIKSRNKKWSKDQNHRPGAGNKGSRYTSNKTHYSPTDPDARISVKPGKARKLNYSSQLTVDAAHHVISDIKAYHADGKDSQHLPDIVLRVKRRLWQSGLTIDTCLADTGYSSGENYAFLEKQDITSYIPPHGTFKGGPDEFIYNEKEDHYTCPQGKIIPFKKVFYEKKSNTKKKAYRGSKKLCIDCPIRSACLSKTAQEKSFSVTYYRAEYMRSIARVDSEKGSYMKGKRQSTVEPVFGTLTQFLGMGKVNTLGIKQANKCMHLSATAYNLKKYLKYMKNLPESIAGLLAFIKSTKNYLISLRMLCFKPLEF, via the coding sequence ATGCAAGGCACAAAAATCTATCAAGAGAAATTATTCAACAATTTCCAGTTGAGTCGTCGGGTTCCCCAAGACAATTTTTATAGACGACTATCAGAAATTTTAGACTTAGAGTTTCTACGAAATCAAACAAAAATCTATTACGGAAACTGTGGACAAAAAAGTTTAGATCCCGTAGTGTTTTTCAAATTCTGTTTAGTTGGTTATTTAGAGAATATCACTAGCGATAGAAAACTGGTATCGCATTGCAGTCTTCGACTGGATATTCTTTATTTTCTAGGCTATGATATCGATGAAGAATTACCATGGCATTCGACGTTAAGTAGAACACATCAACTGTACCCAGAGTCAGTTTTTGAAAGTCTATTTACTCATGTTTTCAAAATGTGCGTAGACATGCAAATGGTAAGCGGCCATACCCAAGTTATAGACGCCGCACCTGTAAAAGCAAACGCCTCTATGGATAGCTTAGAACTTAAAGTGCCAGAAGAAGATTTAGAAGCTCATTTACGCGCAGTACGACATATAAGCAATAGAGATAAAGCAGTACCACTTCGATCAGCAAAAGTTAATAAAGCCCCAAAATCGCAACAAGAATTATCAGCAAGCCGTCAGGAATTACAAGCGATAAAGAGCCGAAACAAAAAATGGTCAAAAGATCAAAACCATCGTCCTGGAGCAGGAAATAAAGGTTCCCGTTATACTAGTAATAAAACGCATTATAGTCCAACCGATCCCGATGCTCGCATAAGTGTAAAACCAGGAAAAGCGAGAAAATTAAACTATTCAAGTCAGCTCACGGTAGATGCCGCACATCATGTAATAAGTGACATCAAGGCCTATCATGCCGATGGCAAAGACAGTCAGCATTTACCAGATATTGTATTGCGAGTAAAAAGACGCTTATGGCAATCTGGTCTTACCATAGACACCTGTCTCGCGGATACTGGTTACAGTAGTGGCGAGAATTATGCTTTTTTAGAAAAGCAAGATATTACCAGTTATATTCCCCCACACGGTACCTTTAAAGGAGGCCCAGATGAATTTATTTATAATGAAAAAGAAGATCACTACACCTGCCCCCAAGGGAAGATAATCCCTTTTAAAAAGGTGTTTTACGAAAAGAAGAGCAACACCAAAAAGAAGGCTTATAGAGGTTCAAAAAAACTTTGTATAGATTGCCCAATACGAAGCGCTTGCTTAAGCAAAACGGCACAAGAAAAGTCATTTTCCGTAACGTATTACCGCGCAGAATACATGCGGAGTATAGCACGAGTTGATAGTGAAAAAGGAAGCTATATGAAAGGAAAAAGACAAAGCACGGTAGAACCTGTTTTTGGTACACTAACCCAGTTTTTAGGCATGGGAAAAGTGAATACCCTTGGGATTAAACAAGCTAATAAGTGTATGCATCTATCCGCAACAGCCTATAATCTTAAAAAGTATTTAAAATATATGAAAAACCTGCCAGAAAGTATAGCAGGACTACTTGCTTTTATTAAAAGTACCAAAAACTACCTAATAAGCCTTCGAATGCTATGTTTTAAGCCACTTGAATTTTAG
- a CDS encoding dimethylarginine dimethylaminohydrolase family protein, with amino-acid sequence MLELNVKNETSRLRAVVLGTAVSNGPTPKLEEAYDPKSLLHIKAGTYPVESDMVKEMEAVAAIFDKYDVKVYRPELIQDCNQIFARDIAFVIDDVFVKANILPERENELEAIQYIIDQIDPKKVIRPPEEVHIEGGDVMLCNDYIFIGTYRGADYSDYIVARTNKAGVDFITEQFPHKKVKSFDLNKSQTNAHDNALHLDCCFQPIGTNKAILHKEGFRDDTEFEWLLAYFGKENCFIISKDEMFNMNSNIFSISENVIISEKNFTRLNTWLRDNGFTVEEVPYAEIAKQEGLLRCSTMPLLRD; translated from the coding sequence ATGTTAGAACTAAATGTAAAAAACGAAACATCAAGATTACGCGCAGTTGTTTTAGGAACAGCAGTTAGTAATGGACCAACGCCTAAATTAGAAGAGGCTTACGATCCTAAATCTTTATTGCATATCAAAGCAGGAACATATCCTGTAGAGTCGGATATGGTTAAAGAAATGGAAGCAGTTGCTGCTATTTTTGATAAGTATGATGTCAAAGTATATAGACCAGAATTAATCCAGGATTGTAATCAAATTTTTGCTCGTGATATTGCTTTTGTGATTGACGATGTTTTTGTTAAAGCAAATATCCTTCCCGAACGTGAGAACGAACTAGAGGCTATTCAATATATCATTGATCAAATAGATCCTAAAAAGGTCATTCGTCCACCAGAAGAAGTGCATATAGAAGGAGGAGATGTGATGCTATGTAACGATTATATTTTTATCGGAACGTATAGAGGAGCAGATTACTCGGATTATATTGTCGCTAGAACAAATAAGGCAGGAGTAGATTTTATTACGGAACAATTTCCGCATAAAAAGGTTAAAAGTTTTGATCTTAATAAGTCACAAACTAATGCGCATGATAATGCATTGCATTTAGATTGTTGTTTTCAACCCATAGGGACCAATAAAGCTATTTTGCACAAAGAAGGTTTTAGAGATGACACTGAATTTGAATGGTTGTTAGCATACTTTGGAAAAGAGAATTGTTTTATTATTTCTAAGGACGAAATGTTTAATATGAATAGTAACATCTTTAGTATTTCTGAAAATGTTATTATTTCTGAAAAAAACTTTACCCGATTAAACACATGGTTAAGAGACAATGGTTTTACTGTGGAAGAAGTGCCATATGCAGAGATAGCTAAACAAGAAGGATTATTACGTTGTAGCACCATGCCTTTACTAAGGGATTAA
- a CDS encoding citrate synthase → MSDKATIEINGEKHEFPLIVGTENEIGIDIKTLRAVTGGVTTIDPGFKNTGSCESAITFLDGEKGILRYRGYSIEELAEKADFLEVAFLLIFGELPTKAQLHKFEEDIKEQSVVDDDVKKIIDAFPKAAHPMGVLSSLTSALTAFNPSSVDVDSEEDVYNTVCKIMGKFPVLVAWTMRKQKGLPLDYGDDSLGYVENILQMMFKKPNQDYVQNPILVNALDKLLILHADHEQNCSTSTVRIVGSSHAGLFASLSSGISALWGPLHGGANQAVLEMLEAIKEDGGDTKKYMAKAKDKQDPFRLMGFGHRVYKNFDPRAKIIKKAADEVLADLGIDDPVLDIAKGLAEEALSDPYFVDRKLYPNVDFYSGIIYRGMGIPTEMFTVMFALGRLPGWIAQWKEMRNRKEPIGRPRQIYIGENLRPFKAVSER, encoded by the coding sequence ATGTCAGATAAAGCAACGATTGAAATTAATGGAGAAAAACACGAGTTTCCTTTAATTGTTGGTACAGAAAACGAAATAGGAATAGATATCAAAACGCTTAGAGCTGTAACAGGTGGAGTAACAACTATAGATCCAGGTTTTAAAAATACCGGGTCTTGCGAAAGTGCTATTACTTTTTTAGATGGTGAAAAAGGAATTTTAAGATACAGAGGATATTCTATTGAAGAATTAGCTGAAAAAGCAGATTTCCTAGAAGTTGCATTTTTATTGATTTTTGGAGAGTTACCTACTAAAGCACAATTACATAAGTTTGAAGAAGACATCAAAGAACAATCTGTAGTGGATGATGATGTAAAGAAAATAATTGATGCGTTTCCTAAGGCAGCACACCCAATGGGAGTGTTATCGTCTTTAACAAGTGCTTTAACAGCATTTAACCCATCATCTGTAGATGTAGACTCAGAAGAAGATGTTTACAATACAGTATGTAAAATAATGGGTAAGTTTCCTGTGTTAGTTGCTTGGACAATGCGTAAACAAAAAGGATTACCATTAGATTATGGAGATGATTCTTTAGGATATGTAGAAAACATCCTTCAAATGATGTTTAAAAAACCTAATCAAGACTACGTTCAAAATCCAATTTTAGTTAATGCTTTAGATAAATTATTAATCTTACATGCAGATCACGAACAAAACTGTTCTACGTCTACAGTAAGAATTGTGGGATCATCTCATGCTGGTTTATTTGCGTCATTATCTTCAGGTATTTCTGCGCTTTGGGGGCCATTACACGGTGGAGCAAACCAAGCGGTTTTAGAAATGCTAGAAGCGATTAAAGAAGATGGTGGAGATACTAAAAAATACATGGCTAAAGCTAAGGATAAACAAGATCCTTTCCGTTTAATGGGCTTTGGACACAGAGTTTATAAAAACTTTGATCCAAGAGCAAAAATCATTAAAAAAGCAGCTGACGAAGTATTAGCGGATTTAGGAATTGATGATCCAGTATTAGACATCGCAAAAGGTTTAGCAGAAGAAGCATTAAGTGATCCTTATTTTGTAGATCGTAAATTATATCCAAATGTAGATTTCTATTCAGGAATTATCTATAGAGGTATGGGGATCCCAACAGAAATGTTTACGGTAATGTTCGCTTTAGGACGTTTACCAGGTTGGATTGCACAATGGAAAGAAATGCGTAACCGTAAAGAACCAATTGGACGTCCAAGACAAATTTATATCGGAGAAAACCTTAGACCTTTCAAAGCCGTTTCTGAAAGATAA
- the eno gene encoding phosphopyruvate hydratase codes for MSIIINVHARQIFDSRGNPTVEVDVETENGFFGRAAVPSGASTGEHEAVELRDGGDKYMGKGVTKAVDNVNSILAEELLGVNVFEQNYIDTLMCEIDGTPNKSKLGANAILGVSLAVAKAAAAELGMPLYRYIGGVSANTLPVPMMNIINGGSHSDAPIAFQEFMVMPVKAKNFTHALQMGTEIFHNLKKVLHDRGLSTAVGDEGGFAPNLEGGTEDALETIALAVKNAGYTLGDDVMIALDCAAAEFFVDGKYDYSKFEGPTGKIRSSKEQADYLAELSRNYPIISIEDGMDENDWEGWKYLTEQVGDKVQLVGDDLFVTNVERLSKGISEDIANSILIKVNQIGTLTETIAAVNMAHNAGYTSVMSHRSGETEDNTIADLAVALNCGQIKTGSASRSDRMAKYNQLLRIEEELGQVAYYPGEKAFKIKK; via the coding sequence ATGAGTATTATAATCAACGTTCACGCGAGACAAATTTTTGATTCTAGAGGTAATCCAACGGTTGAAGTAGATGTAGAAACAGAAAATGGTTTTTTTGGTAGAGCAGCTGTACCATCAGGAGCTTCAACAGGAGAACATGAAGCTGTTGAGTTACGTGACGGTGGAGATAAGTATATGGGTAAAGGAGTAACTAAAGCTGTAGATAACGTAAATTCTATTTTAGCGGAAGAGCTTTTAGGTGTTAATGTTTTCGAACAAAATTATATCGACACTTTAATGTGCGAAATAGATGGGACACCTAATAAGTCTAAATTAGGAGCCAATGCTATATTAGGTGTGTCTTTAGCGGTTGCTAAGGCAGCTGCTGCAGAATTAGGGATGCCTTTATACAGATATATTGGAGGGGTAAGTGCTAATACGCTTCCTGTACCAATGATGAATATTATTAATGGAGGATCGCATAGTGATGCACCAATTGCTTTTCAAGAATTTATGGTAATGCCTGTAAAAGCTAAAAACTTTACACATGCGTTACAAATGGGGACTGAAATTTTCCATAACCTAAAAAAGGTGTTACATGACAGAGGTTTAAGTACAGCTGTTGGCGATGAAGGTGGTTTTGCACCAAACCTTGAAGGTGGTACTGAAGATGCTTTAGAAACGATAGCATTAGCAGTTAAAAATGCGGGCTATACTTTAGGGGATGACGTTATGATCGCATTAGATTGTGCTGCAGCCGAATTTTTTGTAGATGGAAAATATGACTATTCTAAATTTGAAGGACCAACAGGGAAAATAAGATCTAGTAAAGAACAGGCTGATTATTTAGCAGAGTTATCAAGAAACTATCCTATTATTTCTATCGAAGACGGTATGGATGAAAACGATTGGGAAGGTTGGAAATATTTGACAGAACAGGTTGGAGATAAAGTACAATTAGTTGGTGATGATTTATTTGTTACTAATGTAGAGCGCTTATCTAAAGGGATTTCAGAAGATATTGCAAATTCAATATTAATTAAAGTTAATCAAATCGGAACTTTAACAGAAACTATTGCAGCTGTTAATATGGCTCATAATGCGGGTTATACATCTGTTATGTCTCATAGATCTGGAGAAACAGAAGATAATACTATTGCAGATTTAGCAGTAGCTTTAAATTGTGGACAAATTAAGACAGGTTCTGCTTCTCGTAGTGATCGTATGGCTAAATACAATCAATTATTACGTATTGAAGAAGAATTAGGACAGGTGGCTTATTATCCAGGAGAAAAGGCATTTAAAATAAAGAAATAG
- the carA gene encoding glutamine-hydrolyzing carbamoyl-phosphate synthase small subunit produces MKYQKLNKALILLEDGTIFHGKAVGKEGSAFGEVCFNTGMTGYQEIFTDPSYYGQLMVTTNAHIGNYGVNDNEVESDSIKISGLICKNFSYDFSRVDSNGSLEDFLNKNNLLAISDVDTRALVSYIRDNGAMNAVISTEVDDIDKLKAQLAQIPTMNGLELASKVSTKEPYFVGDENAPIKIAALDIGIKKNILRNFVKRDAYVKVFPYNSSFEELSAWNPDGYFLSNGPGDPEPLVEAQALAKEIISRDLPLFGICLGHQVIALANGISTYKMHNGHRGINHPVKNLITGKGEITSQNHGFAVNREEAEAHPDLEITHLHLNDDTVAGLKMKSKNVFSVQYHPEASPGPHDSSYLFDQFISNIKNK; encoded by the coding sequence ATGAAGTATCAAAAATTAAATAAAGCTCTAATCTTATTAGAGGACGGAACCATTTTTCATGGTAAAGCTGTAGGTAAAGAAGGTTCAGCATTCGGTGAAGTTTGTTTTAATACAGGAATGACAGGATATCAAGAGATCTTTACAGATCCCTCTTATTACGGTCAACTTATGGTAACCACTAACGCTCATATTGGGAATTATGGGGTTAATGATAACGAGGTCGAATCGGATTCTATTAAAATCTCTGGCTTAATTTGTAAAAATTTTAGTTATGATTTTTCTAGAGTAGACTCAAACGGATCATTAGAAGATTTTCTTAATAAAAATAATCTTTTAGCTATTTCGGATGTGGATACTAGAGCATTAGTGAGCTATATTAGAGATAATGGCGCAATGAATGCTGTAATATCTACAGAGGTGGATGATATAGATAAGCTTAAAGCACAATTAGCTCAAATACCAACGATGAATGGTTTAGAATTGGCTTCTAAAGTATCGACTAAAGAGCCTTATTTTGTTGGAGATGAAAATGCACCAATCAAAATAGCAGCATTAGATATTGGTATTAAAAAGAATATTTTAAGAAATTTTGTAAAGCGTGATGCTTACGTTAAAGTGTTTCCATATAATTCATCTTTTGAAGAATTAAGTGCTTGGAATCCTGATGGCTATTTTCTGTCTAATGGACCAGGAGATCCAGAACCTTTAGTGGAAGCTCAGGCGTTAGCGAAAGAGATAATTAGTAGAGATTTACCGTTATTTGGAATTTGTTTGGGACATCAAGTGATTGCGTTGGCTAATGGTATTTCTACCTATAAAATGCATAATGGTCACAGAGGGATAAACCATCCAGTTAAAAATTTAATAACTGGTAAAGGAGAAATAACATCTCAGAACCATGGTTTTGCTGTTAATAGAGAAGAGGCAGAAGCGCATCCAGATTTAGAAATCACACATTTACATTTAAATGATGATACCGTTGCTGGTTTGAAAATGAAATCTAAAAATGTGTTTTCAGTACAATACCATCCAGAAGCAAGTCCTGGACCACATGACTCGTCTTACTTATTTGATCAATTTATAAGTAATATAAAAAATAAATAA
- the rplQ gene encoding 50S ribosomal protein L17 codes for MRHGKKVNHLGRQTAHRKSMLANMACSLIEHKRINTTVAKAKALKGFIEPMITKSKNDTTHNRRIVFSRLRQKEAVTELFRDVAAKIGDRPGGYTRIIKLGNRLGDNADMAMIELVDYNEIYNADNKAKKTTRRSRRGGSAKTVTPPVASNEEE; via the coding sequence ATGAGACACGGAAAAAAAGTAAACCACTTAGGTAGACAAACTGCTCACAGAAAATCAATGTTAGCAAATATGGCTTGTTCTTTAATAGAGCACAAGCGTATTAACACTACTGTAGCAAAAGCAAAAGCTTTAAAAGGATTTATTGAGCCAATGATTACTAAGTCTAAAAACGATACGACGCATAACAGACGTATTGTATTTTCAAGACTTCGTCAAAAAGAAGCTGTAACTGAATTATTTAGAGATGTTGCCGCTAAAATAGGAGATCGTCCAGGTGGATATACAAGAATTATCAAGTTAGGTAACCGTTTAGGGGATAACGCTGATATGGCTATGATCGAATTAGTAGATTACAATGAAATCTACAATGCAGATAATAAAGCTAAGAAAACGACTCGTAGAAGTAGAAGAGGAGGTAGTGCTAAAACAGTAACGCCACCAGTAGCATCTAACGAAGAAGAATAA
- a CDS encoding DNA-directed RNA polymerase subunit alpha codes for MAVFNFQKPDKVIMIDSTDFEGKFEFRPLEPGYGLTVGNALRRVLLSSLEGFAITSVRIEGVDHEFSAIAGVVEDVTEIILNLKQVRFKRQIEDVDNESISISISGQDKIVAGDFQKFISGFQVLNTDQVICNLDSKVSINMEITIEKGRGYVPAEENKKASAPIGTIFTDSIYTPIKNVKYSIENYRVEQKTDYEKLVFEIQTDGSISPQDALTEGAKTLIHHFMLFSDERITLEADEIAQTETYDEESLHMRQLLKTKLVDMDLSVRALNCLKAAEVDTLGDLVSFNKNDLMKFRNFGKKSLTELEELVNVKGLNFGMDLSKYKLDKD; via the coding sequence ATGGCAGTATTTAATTTTCAAAAACCTGATAAGGTAATCATGATTGATTCTACTGATTTCGAAGGTAAATTCGAATTCAGACCTCTAGAACCTGGTTACGGTTTAACAGTAGGAAATGCTTTAAGAAGAGTTTTATTATCTTCTCTAGAAGGATTTGCAATTACATCTGTTAGAATTGAAGGTGTAGATCATGAGTTTTCAGCAATCGCAGGGGTTGTTGAGGATGTAACAGAAATTATTTTAAACTTAAAACAAGTTCGTTTTAAGCGTCAGATAGAAGATGTAGACAATGAGTCTATTTCTATCTCAATTTCTGGACAAGATAAAATAGTTGCTGGAGATTTTCAGAAGTTTATTTCAGGATTCCAAGTTTTAAATACAGATCAAGTTATCTGTAATCTTGATTCTAAGGTAAGCATCAATATGGAAATTACGATTGAAAAAGGAAGAGGTTATGTTCCTGCTGAAGAAAATAAGAAAGCTTCTGCACCAATTGGAACAATCTTTACAGATTCAATTTACACGCCAATAAAAAATGTTAAATATAGCATTGAAAATTATCGTGTAGAGCAAAAGACGGATTATGAGAAGTTAGTGTTTGAAATTCAAACCGATGGATCTATTAGTCCTCAAGATGCTTTAACGGAGGGTGCAAAAACTTTAATCCACCACTTTATGTTATTCTCTGATGAGCGTATCACATTGGAAGCGGATGAAATTGCTCAAACTGAAACTTATGATGAAGAATCACTTCACATGAGACAGTTACTTAAAACAAAATTAGTAGATATGGACTTATCTGTTCGTGCTCTTAATTGTTTAAAGGCTGCAGAAGTTGATACTTTAGGAGACTTAGTATCATTTAATAAAAACGATTTAATGAAGTTCCGTAACTTCGGTAAAAAATCTTTAACAGAACTAGAAGAGCTAGTAAATGTCAAAGGTCTTAATTTCGGAATGGACTTATCAAAATATAAACTAGATAAAGACTAA
- the rpsD gene encoding 30S ribosomal protein S4 has protein sequence MARYTGPKTKIARKFGEAIFGDDKSFEKRNYPPGQHGNARRRGKKSEYAIQLMEKQKAKYTYGILERQFRNMFKKATASPGITGEVLLQLCESRLDNVVFRMGVSPSRSGARQLVSHRHITVNGGLVNVPSYQLKAGDVVAVREKSKSLEAIASSLANSSNVYEWITWNSEKKEGTYVSVPARIQIPENINEQFIVELYSK, from the coding sequence ATGGCAAGATATACTGGTCCTAAAACTAAAATAGCTCGTAAGTTTGGTGAAGCTATCTTCGGAGATGACAAATCTTTCGAAAAAAGAAATTACCCTCCTGGGCAACACGGAAACGCAAGAAGACGTGGAAAGAAATCTGAATATGCAATCCAATTAATGGAGAAACAAAAGGCGAAATATACTTATGGTATATTAGAACGTCAGTTTAGAAATATGTTCAAAAAAGCAACTGCCTCTCCTGGAATTACAGGTGAAGTTTTATTACAATTATGTGAGTCTAGATTAGACAACGTTGTATTTAGAATGGGAGTTTCTCCTTCAAGAAGTGGCGCTAGACAATTAGTATCTCACAGACATATTACGGTTAATGGTGGTTTAGTAAACGTACCATCTTACCAATTAAAAGCTGGAGATGTTGTTGCCGTTAGAGAAAAGTCAAAATCACTTGAAGCAATTGCTAGTTCTTTAGCAAATTCAAGTAATGTATATGAGTGGATCACTTGGAATAGCGAGAAAAAAGAAGGAACTTATGTTTCTGTTCCTGCTAGAATCCAGATTCCAGAAAACATCAATGAGCAATTCATCGTAGAATTATACTCTAAATAA
- the rpsK gene encoding 30S ribosomal protein S11: protein MAKTNAKSTKKRKVIIDAVGEAHITASFNNIIISLTNKKGDVISWSSAGKMGFRGSKKNTPYAAQLAAEDASGVAKEAGLKKVKVYVKGPGNGRESAIRSIHNAGIEVTEIIDVTPLPHNGCRPPKRRRV, encoded by the coding sequence ATGGCAAAGACAAACGCTAAAAGCACAAAAAAACGTAAAGTTATTATTGACGCTGTTGGAGAAGCTCACATTACTGCTTCATTTAACAACATCATTATTTCACTTACCAATAAAAAAGGGGACGTTATTTCATGGTCATCTGCAGGTAAAATGGGATTTAGAGGATCTAAGAAAAACACACCTTATGCAGCTCAGTTAGCGGCAGAAGATGCTTCTGGAGTAGCTAAAGAAGCTGGTTTAAAGAAGGTTAAAGTGTATGTGAAAGGTCCTGGGAATGGTAGAGAATCTGCTATTCGCTCAATTCACAATGCAGGAATAGAAGTAACAGAAATTATTGATGTTACTCCTTTACCACACAACGGGTGTCGTCCACCTAAAAGAAGAAGAGTGTAA
- the rpsM gene encoding 30S ribosomal protein S13 codes for MARIAGVDIPKQKRGIISLTYIYGVGRSRSQEILAAAKVDESIKVQDWTDDQIGAIRDAVGTFTIEGELRSETQLNIKRLMDIGCYRGIRHRAGLPLRGQRTKNNSRTRKGRRKTVANKKKATK; via the coding sequence ATGGCAAGAATCGCAGGTGTAGACATACCAAAGCAGAAAAGAGGAATAATCTCTTTAACTTATATCTACGGAGTAGGTAGAAGTAGATCTCAAGAAATTTTAGCAGCAGCTAAAGTAGACGAAAGCATCAAAGTACAAGATTGGACAGATGATCAAATCGGAGCAATTCGAGATGCTGTTGGAACTTTTACTATTGAAGGTGAATTACGTTCTGAAACTCAATTAAACATTAAACGTTTAATGGATATTGGGTGTTACAGAGGAATACGTCATAGAGCTGGTTTACCTTTAAGAGGTCAACGTACTAAAAACAACTCTAGAACTAGAAAAGGTAGAAGAAAAACAGTTGCTAACAAGAAAAAAGCAACTAAATAA
- the ykgO gene encoding type B 50S ribosomal protein L36 encodes MKVRASVKKRSADCKIVRRKGRLYVINKKNPRFKQRQG; translated from the coding sequence ATGAAAGTAAGAGCATCAGTTAAAAAAAGAAGTGCAGATTGTAAAATCGTACGCAGAAAAGGTAGACTTTACGTCATTAACAAAAAGAATCCTAGATTCAAACAAAGACAAGGGTAA
- the infA gene encoding translation initiation factor IF-1 — MAKQAAIEQDGTIIEALSNAMFRVELENGHIVTAHISGKMRMHYIKLLPGDKVKLEMSPYDLTKARITYRY; from the coding sequence ATGGCAAAACAAGCAGCAATAGAACAAGACGGTACGATTATAGAAGCATTATCAAATGCTATGTTTCGTGTCGAATTAGAAAATGGTCATATTGTGACCGCACATATTTCGGGTAAGATGCGTATGCATTACATTAAATTGTTACCAGGAGATAAAGTGAAATTAGAAATGAGTCCTTACGATTTAACTAAGGCTCGAATAACCTATAGATACTAA